Proteins encoded together in one Citromicrobium bathyomarinum window:
- a CDS encoding phosphatidylserine decarboxylase yields the protein MAGEIMDNRGRGEARGGLPSVHPEGRKYALICAGASLIAALLAWETIAWPLAFLSLCILAFFRDPERVVPRGDDLLVSPADGIVTQITQVEPPLEMRGDDGGLGNAPLTRISIYLSVFDVHINRSPCAGTIGRMSYIPGKFVNAELDKASEENERQHLVVMRSDGVVIGMTQIAGLVARRIVPFVKPGDIVAAGQRLGLIRFGSRVDLYLPAGTSPQVLMGQRVTAGETVLGRLGVSAELEGLQQ from the coding sequence TTGGCTGGTGAGATCATGGACAATCGCGGTCGCGGAGAAGCGCGCGGCGGTCTGCCGTCGGTCCACCCGGAAGGGCGCAAGTACGCGCTGATCTGCGCTGGGGCTTCACTGATTGCGGCGCTGCTCGCGTGGGAGACGATCGCTTGGCCACTGGCTTTCCTGTCCCTTTGCATCCTCGCATTTTTCCGCGATCCGGAACGCGTGGTTCCGCGCGGTGACGACCTACTGGTCTCGCCGGCTGACGGGATCGTGACGCAGATTACGCAGGTCGAGCCGCCGCTGGAAATGCGCGGTGATGACGGCGGGCTTGGTAACGCGCCGCTGACCCGGATCTCGATCTATCTCAGCGTCTTCGACGTGCACATCAACCGCAGCCCGTGTGCGGGTACGATCGGGCGGATGAGTTATATTCCCGGCAAGTTCGTCAATGCCGAGCTCGACAAGGCGAGCGAGGAGAACGAACGCCAGCATCTGGTCGTGATGCGCAGCGATGGCGTGGTGATCGGGATGACGCAGATCGCCGGGTTGGTCGCGCGGAGGATCGTGCCCTTCGTCAAGCCGGGCGATATCGTAGCGGCGGGGCAGAGGCTCGGCCTGATTCGTTTCGGCAGCAGGGTCGATCTCTACCTTCCGGCAGGAACTTCTCCCCAGGTGCTGATGGGCCAGCGGGTGACCGCGGGCGAGACCGTGCTGGGGCGGCTGGGCGTTTCCGCCGAGCTCGAAGGCCTCCAGCAGTAA
- a CDS encoding beta-ketoacyl-ACP synthase III, with translation MNAQRTQQNEQAGGRPVISATGLFTPSDSISNAELVESFNAFVDRHNAEHADAIASGEVEPLVHSSVEFIEKASGIKARHVINKAPLIDPDIMEPRHEPRGNDDMSMMAEIGVAAARDALARAGREPGDVDAVLCAASNMQRPYPAMAIEIQQALGIDGFAFDMNVACSSATFGIQTAADYIRSGNAKSVLVVSPEITSGHLNWRDRDSHFIFGDVATAVLVEDASMAPAEHWDILGTRLKTVFSNNIRNNFGFLNRAEPETIGTPDKLFVQEGRKVFKEVVPMVAQMIVDEADRLSLDPAALRRLWLHQANAGMNRLIAQRVLGHEASEDESPTVLDTYGNTSSAGSIIAFHLNNSDLVAGDTGLICSFGAGYSAGTVFVRKVA, from the coding sequence ATGAACGCGCAACGCACACAGCAAAACGAGCAGGCGGGCGGTCGCCCCGTCATCTCCGCCACCGGGCTGTTCACGCCCTCCGACAGCATCAGCAATGCCGAGCTTGTCGAAAGCTTCAACGCTTTCGTCGATCGGCACAATGCCGAGCACGCCGACGCGATCGCGTCGGGCGAGGTGGAGCCGCTGGTCCACAGTTCGGTCGAATTCATCGAGAAGGCGAGCGGGATCAAGGCTCGCCACGTCATCAACAAGGCGCCGCTTATCGATCCCGACATCATGGAGCCTCGCCACGAGCCGCGCGGCAACGACGATATGTCGATGATGGCGGAGATCGGCGTTGCCGCGGCGCGCGATGCGCTGGCGCGGGCAGGGCGCGAGCCGGGCGATGTCGACGCGGTACTGTGCGCCGCGTCCAACATGCAGCGGCCCTATCCCGCGATGGCGATCGAGATCCAGCAGGCGCTCGGTATCGACGGATTCGCCTTCGACATGAACGTCGCGTGCTCGTCCGCCACCTTCGGCATCCAGACCGCGGCGGACTATATTCGCTCCGGCAATGCCAAGAGCGTGCTGGTGGTCAGCCCCGAAATCACCAGCGGGCACCTCAACTGGCGCGATCGCGACAGCCATTTCATCTTCGGCGATGTCGCCACGGCCGTGTTGGTTGAAGATGCGTCCATGGCTCCCGCCGAGCACTGGGACATCCTCGGCACCCGTCTGAAGACCGTGTTCTCCAACAACATCCGCAACAATTTCGGTTTCCTCAACCGCGCGGAGCCGGAGACGATCGGCACGCCGGACAAGCTGTTCGTTCAGGAAGGGCGCAAGGTCTTCAAGGAAGTGGTGCCGATGGTCGCGCAGATGATCGTTGACGAGGCCGATCGGCTATCGCTCGATCCGGCGGCGCTGCGCCGCCTGTGGCTGCACCAGGCCAATGCGGGTATGAACCGGCTGATCGCACAACGCGTGCTGGGACACGAGGCGAGCGAGGATGAGAGCCCGACCGTGCTCGACACATACGGCAATACCTCCAGCGCAGGCTCGATTATCGCCTTTCACCTCAACAATTCCGATCTGGTGGCAGGCGATACGGGGCTGATCTGCAGTTTCGGCGCAGGCTATTCGGCGGGCACGGTGTTCGTGCGCAAGGTGGCATGA
- the rlmB gene encoding 23S rRNA (guanosine(2251)-2'-O)-methyltransferase RlmB, which translates to MAKPERKRALRGRAGRMKGGRGSGRASTGQVRLWGRHAVEAALLNPERKHRKLWATREGIESLDGELPPDFPVEYADTPDLDRLVARDAPHQGLVLECAPLEERDLAEVIQSGEPGRPIVLLDQVTDPHNVGAILRSAAAFDAAAIVTQDRHAPPESGVVAKSASGALETVPWVRVVNLARALDDLAERGFWRIGLAGEAEMTLAEAIPTGPVALVLGAEGAGLRHNIAGHCDALAKLPISDAIESLNVSNAAAIALYALATSTD; encoded by the coding sequence ATGGCAAAACCGGAACGTAAAAGAGCGCTGCGCGGACGCGCAGGACGAATGAAGGGTGGCCGCGGAAGCGGGCGCGCGAGCACGGGGCAGGTGCGCCTGTGGGGCCGCCACGCGGTCGAGGCGGCTCTGCTCAACCCCGAACGCAAGCATCGCAAGCTGTGGGCGACCCGCGAGGGAATCGAATCGCTCGACGGCGAGCTGCCCCCCGATTTCCCGGTCGAGTATGCCGATACTCCTGATCTTGACCGGCTGGTTGCGCGCGATGCGCCGCACCAGGGGCTGGTGCTCGAATGCGCGCCGCTAGAAGAACGCGATCTGGCTGAAGTCATTCAGAGCGGCGAGCCGGGCCGCCCCATCGTGCTGCTGGACCAAGTCACCGATCCACATAATGTCGGCGCAATCCTGCGCTCTGCCGCCGCATTCGATGCAGCGGCGATCGTGACGCAGGACCGGCACGCTCCGCCGGAAAGCGGCGTGGTCGCCAAGTCTGCATCGGGCGCGCTTGAAACCGTGCCATGGGTGCGTGTGGTCAATCTGGCGCGCGCGCTCGACGATCTGGCCGAACGCGGCTTCTGGCGCATCGGCTTGGCGGGCGAGGCGGAGATGACGCTGGCAGAGGCTATTCCGACCGGGCCGGTTGCACTGGTGCTGGGTGCCGAAGGCGCCGGGCTGCGTCACAATATCGCGGGCCACTGCGATGCACTGGCAAAGCTCCCCATCTCGGACGCGATCGAGAGCCTGAACGTGTCGAACGCAGCGGCGATCGCGCTTTACGCGCTGGCCACCAGCACCGACTGA
- a CDS encoding HU family DNA-binding protein — MNKNELIGTVAESCGLSKSDASNAVEGVFDAIQKALANGDEVRLVGFGTFSVAKRKASTGRNPRTGEPMEIKASNQPKFKAGKGLKDAVN; from the coding sequence ATGAACAAGAATGAACTGATCGGCACCGTCGCCGAATCCTGTGGCCTTTCCAAGAGCGACGCTTCGAACGCCGTCGAAGGTGTTTTCGACGCGATCCAGAAGGCCCTCGCCAATGGCGATGAGGTTCGGCTTGTCGGTTTCGGCACGTTTTCGGTCGCCAAGCGCAAGGCTTCGACTGGCCGTAACCCGCGCACCGGCGAACCGATGGAAATCAAGGCGTCCAACCAGCCGAAGTTCAAGGCCGGCAAGGGCCTCAAGGACGCTGTAAACTAA
- the lon gene encoding endopeptidase La: protein MTQRFPLLPLRDIVVFPGMVVPIFVGRDRSVAALEAAMEGDKDIFLLAQIDPSCEDPDGSDLYDIGVVAQVLQMLKMPDGTVRVLVEGRERAHLSALHDQGELTIAEVRPIQPTTVSGSEVTALMRSVVEQFAEYTKLSKKNEGAAEELGDVDDAGALADAVAASLSIKVADKQALLTEPDPRKRLEMLLNFMEGELSVLQVERRIRGRVKRQMEKTQREYYLNEQLKAIQNELGGSGEGGEGDEIAELQEKIEKLDMSDEARAKAESELKKLKAMQPMSAEATVIRNYLDVLLDLPWGEKSELNRDIEDAEKVLDDDHYALEKVKERIIEYLAVQARTNKLKGPILCLVGPPGVGKTSLGKSIARATGREFVRQSLGGVRDESEIRGHRRTYIGSMPGKIVKNLTKAGASNPLFLLDEIDKLGQDFRGDPASALLEVLDPEQNARFQDHYLEVDYDLSDVMFVCTANTLDLPQPLLDRMEIIRLEGYTEDEKVEIAQRHLLPKQIADHGLEEGEFSLTEDALRDLIRYYTREAGVRTLEREIARLARKSLRKILEKKAETVAITPDNLGEFAGVRKYKHGLGEEEAQIGAVTGLAWTEVGGELLTIESVTTPGKGEIKTTGKLGEVMNESVAAAFSFVKARSPAYGIKPSIFRRKNIHIHLPEGAVPKDGPSAGVGMVTSIVSTLAGIPVRPDIAMTGEVTLRGRVLAIGGLKEKLLAARRGGIPKVLIPQENVKDLAEIPDRITDGVEIVPVAHVDEVLAHALVRKPEAIEWTEADDLASQPISEPPFAESGQTTH from the coding sequence ATGACCCAGCGCTTTCCCCTGCTTCCCCTTCGCGACATCGTCGTCTTCCCCGGCATGGTCGTACCGATCTTCGTGGGCCGTGACCGCTCGGTCGCCGCGCTCGAAGCTGCGATGGAGGGTGACAAGGACATCTTCCTGCTCGCCCAGATCGACCCCTCTTGCGAGGATCCGGACGGGTCCGACCTGTACGACATCGGCGTGGTCGCGCAGGTTCTCCAGATGCTCAAGATGCCCGACGGCACGGTCCGCGTGTTGGTCGAAGGTCGCGAGCGCGCGCACCTGAGCGCGCTGCACGATCAGGGCGAACTGACCATCGCCGAAGTTCGCCCGATCCAGCCGACGACAGTGTCGGGCAGCGAAGTGACGGCGCTGATGCGTTCGGTGGTCGAGCAGTTTGCCGAATACACGAAACTTTCCAAGAAGAACGAAGGCGCAGCCGAAGAGCTGGGCGATGTCGACGATGCAGGCGCGCTCGCCGATGCGGTGGCTGCCTCTCTCTCGATCAAGGTTGCGGACAAGCAGGCGTTGCTGACCGAGCCCGATCCTCGCAAGCGGCTCGAAATGCTGCTCAACTTCATGGAAGGCGAGCTTTCCGTGCTGCAGGTTGAACGGCGCATCCGGGGTCGCGTGAAACGGCAGATGGAGAAGACCCAGCGCGAATATTACCTCAACGAACAGTTGAAGGCGATCCAGAACGAGCTGGGCGGCTCGGGCGAGGGCGGCGAAGGCGACGAGATCGCCGAGCTGCAGGAAAAGATCGAAAAGCTCGATATGTCGGACGAGGCACGCGCCAAGGCCGAGAGCGAGCTCAAGAAGCTCAAGGCGATGCAGCCGATGAGCGCTGAAGCCACCGTGATCCGCAATTATCTCGATGTGCTGCTAGACCTGCCTTGGGGCGAAAAGAGCGAGCTCAACCGCGACATCGAAGATGCGGAGAAGGTGCTCGACGATGACCACTATGCGCTTGAGAAGGTCAAGGAACGGATCATCGAATATCTCGCCGTTCAGGCGCGGACCAACAAGCTGAAAGGCCCGATCCTGTGCCTCGTCGGCCCTCCGGGTGTCGGCAAGACCAGCCTCGGCAAATCGATCGCCCGCGCCACTGGCCGCGAGTTCGTGCGCCAGTCGCTGGGCGGGGTGCGTGACGAATCGGAGATTCGCGGCCACCGGCGGACCTATATCGGCTCGATGCCGGGCAAGATCGTCAAGAACCTGACCAAGGCGGGCGCCAGCAATCCGCTGTTCCTGCTCGACGAGATCGACAAGCTGGGCCAGGATTTCCGCGGCGATCCGGCCTCGGCCCTGCTCGAGGTGCTCGACCCGGAGCAGAACGCGCGCTTCCAGGATCACTACCTGGAGGTCGACTACGACCTGTCGGATGTGATGTTCGTGTGCACCGCCAACACGCTCGACCTGCCGCAGCCGCTGCTCGACCGGATGGAGATCATCCGGCTGGAAGGCTACACCGAGGACGAGAAGGTCGAGATCGCGCAGCGCCACCTGCTGCCCAAGCAGATCGCCGACCACGGGCTGGAGGAGGGCGAATTCTCGCTCACCGAAGACGCCCTGCGCGACCTGATCCGCTATTACACCCGCGAAGCCGGCGTGCGGACGCTGGAGCGCGAGATTGCGCGGCTGGCGCGCAAGTCCCTGCGCAAGATCCTCGAAAAGAAGGCCGAAACGGTCGCGATCACGCCGGATAACCTCGGCGAGTTCGCAGGCGTGCGCAAATACAAGCATGGCCTTGGCGAGGAAGAGGCGCAGATCGGCGCGGTCACCGGTCTCGCGTGGACCGAGGTGGGCGGCGAACTGTTGACCATCGAGAGCGTTACCACGCCGGGCAAGGGCGAGATCAAGACCACCGGCAAGCTCGGCGAGGTGATGAATGAAAGCGTCGCCGCAGCGTTCAGCTTCGTGAAGGCGCGGTCGCCCGCCTATGGCATCAAGCCGTCGATCTTCCGCCGCAAGAACATCCACATCCACCTGCCCGAAGGCGCGGTGCCGAAGGATGGGCCGAGCGCGGGTGTGGGCATGGTCACCTCGATCGTTTCAACGCTCGCCGGGATTCCGGTGCGCCCGGATATCGCGATGACCGGCGAGGTTACCCTGCGCGGGCGTGTGCTGGCGATCGGTGGGCTGAAGGAAAAGCTGCTCGCCGCACGGCGCGGCGGTATTCCCAAGGTGCTCATCCCTCAGGAGAACGTGAAGGACCTGGCGGAAATTCCCGATCGCATCACCGATGGGGTCGAGATCGTCCCGGTGGCCCATGTCGACGAGGTTCTGGCCCACGCACTGGTCCGCAAGCCGGAAGCGATCGAGTGGACCGAGGCGGACGACCTTGCGAGCCAGCCGATCAGCGAACCGCCGTTTGCGGAAAGCGGGCAGACTACGCATTAA
- a CDS encoding YbaB/EbfC family nucleoid-associated protein, with product MKSMEEMMAAAQKAAETIQSQMGDAQAKLDSIEVEGTAGGGLVTVKCTARGRILGVSIDESLMKPEEKQMVEDLVAAAFNDARGKADRVSSEEMQRIQSGMGLPPGFNLPGMG from the coding sequence ATGAAGTCGATGGAAGAAATGATGGCCGCCGCGCAGAAGGCTGCCGAGACGATCCAGAGCCAGATGGGCGATGCGCAGGCCAAGCTCGATTCGATCGAGGTCGAAGGCACCGCCGGGGGCGGGCTGGTGACTGTGAAGTGCACCGCGCGCGGGCGGATCCTGGGCGTGTCGATCGACGAAAGCCTGATGAAGCCGGAAGAAAAGCAGATGGTCGAAGATCTGGTCGCCGCCGCGTTCAACGATGCGCGCGGCAAGGCGGATCGCGTTTCGTCCGAGGAGATGCAGCGCATCCAGTCGGGCATGGGCCTGCCGCCGGGCTTCAACCTGCCCGGCATGGGATAA
- a CDS encoding DNA polymerase III subunit gamma/tau, with product MPDTDLPDSETEAPTAAELEAAGQSAMFGGEPAKPEPAPESGAAEAPPASVSPTVADPAQPYRVLARKYRPQTFSQLIGQEPMVQTLANAIRRDRLAHAFLMTGVRGVGKTSTARLIAKALNCIGPDGQGGPTIDPCGVCEPCRAIAEGRHIDVIEMDAASHTGVDDVREIIEAVRYAAVSARYKIYIIDEVHMLSRNAFNALLKTLEEPPAHVKFLFATTEVDKLPVTVLSRTQRFDLRRIPTERLGEHFAWVCGQEGVEAEPEALNLVAAAAEGSVRDGLSILDQAIAHADLDSDAKVTAARVRDMLGLADAGAQRRLLGAILEGEPKTMLDAVADQYALGVEPLALMRSLMEIVHRITVMQIGGAMPDLAGEEEREQLSQWAARLTPGQLHRLWQMLLRGYDEVNTAPDPLVSAQMALLRLIHAANAPDPGSLVKRMEELAKGIPAASADSPAPASDSGNSPEARTRPASLARPDFASLVAKVEDAGEYIAASIMRLQLRVVSLEDGALTFARAPEFRDKIETELRAALAKATGRSWVLTEVEDPAAPPSMAESAQAEAAALRDAMEAHPLMQAARAAFPQAELLDEKEQAAANNARQWSKQA from the coding sequence ATGCCTGATACCGATCTGCCCGATAGCGAAACCGAAGCGCCGACCGCCGCCGAACTGGAGGCTGCGGGCCAGAGCGCGATGTTCGGAGGCGAGCCAGCCAAGCCCGAACCCGCGCCCGAATCCGGCGCTGCCGAAGCGCCTCCTGCGTCCGTATCGCCGACCGTCGCCGACCCGGCGCAGCCCTACCGCGTGCTGGCGCGCAAATATCGTCCGCAGACCTTCAGTCAGCTGATTGGCCAGGAGCCGATGGTTCAGACGTTGGCCAACGCCATTCGGCGCGACCGGCTGGCGCACGCCTTCCTGATGACCGGGGTGCGTGGGGTGGGGAAGACATCCACTGCACGCCTGATCGCCAAGGCGCTCAACTGCATCGGGCCGGATGGGCAGGGCGGGCCGACCATCGATCCCTGCGGCGTGTGCGAACCCTGCCGGGCAATCGCGGAAGGCCGCCATATCGACGTGATCGAGATGGACGCTGCCAGCCATACCGGTGTCGATGACGTGCGCGAAATTATCGAGGCGGTCCGTTATGCGGCCGTCAGCGCGCGCTATAAGATATACATCATCGACGAAGTCCACATGCTGTCTCGCAATGCTTTCAATGCCTTGCTCAAGACACTTGAGGAGCCGCCCGCCCACGTGAAGTTCCTCTTCGCGACAACTGAGGTCGACAAGCTGCCGGTCACCGTGCTCAGCCGAACACAGCGCTTCGACCTGCGGCGCATCCCGACCGAGCGGTTGGGCGAGCATTTCGCTTGGGTCTGCGGCCAGGAAGGCGTCGAAGCCGAACCCGAAGCGCTCAATCTGGTCGCAGCGGCGGCCGAAGGGTCTGTCCGCGACGGGCTCTCCATCCTCGACCAAGCGATCGCCCACGCCGATCTGGACAGTGACGCGAAGGTTACCGCAGCGCGCGTGCGCGACATGCTCGGCCTTGCCGATGCAGGCGCGCAGCGTCGGCTGCTCGGCGCGATCCTCGAGGGCGAACCCAAGACCATGCTGGATGCGGTGGCAGACCAGTATGCGCTCGGTGTGGAGCCGCTCGCGCTGATGCGATCGCTGATGGAGATCGTCCACAGGATCACCGTGATGCAGATCGGTGGCGCGATGCCCGATCTGGCAGGCGAGGAAGAGCGCGAGCAATTGTCGCAATGGGCCGCGCGTCTCACCCCCGGCCAGCTTCATCGCCTGTGGCAGATGCTCCTGAGAGGGTACGACGAGGTAAATACCGCGCCCGACCCGCTGGTTTCGGCGCAGATGGCGCTGTTACGGCTGATCCACGCTGCCAACGCGCCCGACCCGGGCTCGCTGGTCAAGCGGATGGAGGAGCTTGCCAAGGGCATTCCCGCGGCATCCGCCGACTCGCCCGCACCCGCCTCTGATTCTGGCAACAGCCCCGAAGCCCGCACCCGGCCAGCCTCGCTCGCACGCCCCGATTTCGCCAGCCTGGTGGCAAAGGTGGAAGATGCGGGCGAATATATCGCGGCGAGTATCATGCGGCTTCAGCTGCGGGTTGTCTCGCTTGAAGACGGCGCGCTGACTTTCGCGCGCGCGCCGGAGTTCAGGGACAAGATCGAAACCGAATTGCGCGCCGCTCTCGCCAAGGCAACGGGGCGTTCGTGGGTGCTGACCGAGGTCGAGGATCCCGCTGCCCCGCCAAGCATGGCCGAATCCGCGCAGGCAGAGGCTGCCGCGCTGCGCGACGCGATGGAAGCACACCCCCTTATGCAGGCGGCGCGCGCCGCCTTCCCCCAGGCGGAGCTGCTCGATGAGAAAGAGCAGGCCGCCGCCAACAACGCCCGCCAATGGAGCAAGCAAGCATGA
- a CDS encoding DUF4188 domain-containing protein: MSIIAGRKTAAFTGPLVVFVIGMRINHFHKVGKWLPVLRAMPPMLQELAKDPDSGFLGSQNMLAGPRQVCLLQYWRDFDSLEAYARSRDRQHWPAWVAFNKAVGGDGTVGIFHETYAVDAGRHETIYANMPVWGLGKVSGITDATGSRSEARSRMRTSAE, translated from the coding sequence ATGAGTATAATCGCAGGGCGCAAGACCGCCGCATTCACCGGGCCGCTGGTGGTGTTCGTCATCGGGATGCGGATCAACCACTTCCACAAGGTCGGCAAGTGGCTGCCAGTTCTCAGGGCCATGCCGCCGATGCTGCAAGAACTGGCGAAGGACCCGGACAGCGGATTTCTCGGCTCCCAGAACATGCTTGCCGGGCCGCGACAGGTCTGCCTGCTGCAATACTGGCGCGATTTCGACAGTCTCGAAGCCTATGCGCGTTCGCGCGACAGGCAGCACTGGCCGGCCTGGGTCGCGTTCAACAAGGCGGTGGGCGGCGACGGGACAGTGGGTATCTTCCACGAGACCTATGCGGTCGACGCAGGTCGTCACGAAACGATCTACGCCAACATGCCCGTGTGGGGCCTCGGTAAGGTGTCAGGGATCACCGACGCCACGGGATCGCGCAGCGAGGCACGCTCGCGCATGAGGACATCGGCAGAATAG
- the bla gene encoding class A beta-lactamase, with translation MMKVFLGAIALATAGCAAHSTPSQPTEVSTEQLAAQIDRLEAASGGRLGLALFSQDEGLVFAHRGAERFAMCSTFKLALAAMALETPGVREERLDFGADDILSYAPYAKGRAQIGWMSGLEAAHHAVTLSDNTAANLLLVRLGGPEAFTAWLRDAGDRVTRLDRNEPTLNENAPGDPRDTTTPGAKAELVGNLLWGDRLSATDRGILHGWLVETSTGMARLRGGLPDGWNAGDKTGTCGGEGQPEFNDIAVFETPSGSRYVLAAFLDRPKGTSAEADAVLADAARVVAEWIRKSGA, from the coding sequence ATGATGAAAGTCTTCCTCGGGGCGATTGCGCTGGCGACGGCCGGCTGCGCTGCGCATTCGACGCCGTCACAGCCGACCGAGGTTTCGACCGAGCAGCTCGCCGCGCAGATCGACCGACTGGAGGCGGCTTCCGGCGGGCGGCTGGGCCTGGCCCTTTTCTCGCAGGACGAAGGCCTCGTTTTCGCGCATCGCGGGGCGGAGCGCTTTGCCATGTGCTCCACATTCAAACTCGCGCTTGCGGCGATGGCGCTGGAAACGCCGGGTGTGCGTGAGGAACGGCTGGATTTCGGGGCGGACGATATTCTCTCCTACGCACCCTACGCGAAAGGACGCGCGCAGATCGGCTGGATGTCCGGTTTGGAGGCAGCGCACCACGCGGTGACGCTGAGCGACAATACTGCGGCCAATCTGCTGCTCGTCCGACTCGGTGGGCCGGAGGCGTTCACTGCATGGCTGCGCGATGCTGGCGATCGCGTGACGCGGCTCGATCGCAACGAGCCCACCTTGAACGAGAATGCGCCGGGCGATCCGCGCGATACGACGACGCCCGGGGCGAAGGCCGAACTGGTCGGCAATCTGCTGTGGGGCGACCGGCTCTCCGCAACCGACCGCGGCATCCTGCACGGCTGGCTGGTGGAGACATCCACAGGCATGGCGCGTCTGCGGGGCGGATTGCCGGACGGCTGGAACGCCGGCGACAAGACCGGAACCTGCGGCGGGGAAGGGCAGCCCGAGTTCAACGACATCGCGGTTTTCGAAACGCCGTCCGGCTCGCGCTACGTGCTGGCGGCGTTTCTCGACCGTCCAAAAGGCACCAGCGCCGAGGCGGATGCCGTACTCGCCGATGCAGCGCGCGTGGTAGCCGAGTGGATTCGCAAAAGCGGCGCTTGA
- a CDS encoding ETC complex I subunit codes for MAARIYQRPKNAMQSGKARIDEWVLEFEQSEARRPDPLMGWTGSGDTQAQVILTFPSKDEAKAYAEKYGIAARVHATPPKTLKLQSYADNFR; via the coding sequence ATGGCAGCACGTATTTACCAGCGACCCAAGAACGCGATGCAGAGCGGCAAGGCGCGTATCGATGAATGGGTGCTCGAGTTCGAGCAATCCGAAGCGCGGCGGCCCGATCCGCTGATGGGCTGGACCGGCAGCGGCGACACGCAGGCGCAGGTCATCCTGACCTTCCCTAGCAAGGACGAGGCGAAGGCCTATGCCGAGAAATACGGCATTGCCGCGCGCGTCCATGCGACCCCGCCCAAGACGCTCAAGCTGCAGTCCTACGCCGATAATTTCCGCTGA